A section of the Kribbella sp. HUAS MG21 genome encodes:
- a CDS encoding serine hydrolase domain-containing protein: protein MGLGDVEKVAADTGFSGVIWVDRDGEIEFAKAYGLANRTYRVPNTVDTRFGIASGSKGFTALAVLSLVRDGVLKLETTARSLLGKDLPLIADDVTVEHLLTHTSGIGDYLDEEVESDITEYVVGAVHELTTTEAFLPLLDGHPTKFRAGERFSYCNGGFVVLALLAERASGAGYHELVRERVLRPAGMTRTDFLRSDELPADAAVGYLPLDGVDRSNIFHLPVLATGDGGIHTTAADISAFWRAFFAGEIVDSVAEIVRPRRDVPEESMRYGLGFWLHETTDTVILVGYDAGASFKSTHDPRTGITRTVLSNTSPGAWPIARALAR, encoded by the coding sequence ATGGGGCTGGGGGATGTCGAGAAGGTTGCCGCGGACACGGGCTTCTCAGGTGTGATCTGGGTCGACCGGGACGGTGAGATCGAGTTCGCGAAGGCGTACGGGCTGGCCAACCGCACCTACCGCGTGCCCAACACGGTGGACACGCGGTTCGGAATCGCCAGTGGCAGCAAGGGCTTCACCGCTCTGGCGGTGCTGTCGCTGGTGCGTGACGGCGTACTGAAGCTGGAGACCACCGCGCGGTCCCTGCTCGGCAAGGACCTCCCGCTGATCGCGGACGACGTCACCGTCGAGCATCTGCTCACGCACACCTCCGGCATCGGCGACTACCTGGACGAAGAGGTCGAGTCGGACATCACGGAGTACGTCGTCGGCGCGGTGCACGAGTTGACGACCACCGAGGCGTTCCTGCCCTTGCTGGACGGCCACCCGACCAAGTTCCGGGCTGGGGAGCGGTTCAGCTACTGCAACGGCGGCTTCGTGGTGCTCGCCCTGCTGGCCGAGCGGGCGAGTGGTGCCGGGTACCACGAACTCGTCCGGGAACGCGTGCTCCGCCCGGCCGGGATGACCAGAACGGATTTCCTCCGGTCGGACGAGTTGCCGGCCGACGCCGCGGTTGGTTACCTGCCGCTGGACGGCGTCGACCGCTCCAATATCTTCCACCTGCCGGTGCTGGCCACCGGGGACGGCGGCATCCACACCACCGCCGCGGACATCTCCGCGTTCTGGCGAGCGTTCTTCGCCGGCGAGATCGTCGACTCCGTTGCCGAGATCGTCCGGCCGCGGCGCGACGTACCCGAGGAGTCCATGCGCTACGGCCTCGGCTTCTGGCTGCACGAGACCACCGACACGGTGATCCTGGTCGGCTACGACGCCGGCGCATCGTTCAAGTCCACCCACGACCCGCGCACCGGCATCACCCGCACCGTGCTGTCCAACACCTCGCCCGGCGCCTGGCCGATCGCCCGCGCGCTGGCACGCTGA
- a CDS encoding META domain-containing protein: MSNTDLEDDLRGTFERAAATVPQAADLTDRATEGVRRAQRRTWIVSGAAAVAVAAVAVTGFGLAGSSNTPTKPSQVPVAGPPQSGSPQTEPVSQPLSARTVAGTWMPVQMMGVKSLKVARPDDPVLVFKPDGTWTGSDGCNGLQGTYTIGARGAFTATPGAQTLIGCENVPHTGVLRAAKRIAMTHDTLQLFDADGREIAKYARSR, encoded by the coding sequence GTGAGCAACACCGATCTCGAAGACGACCTGCGGGGCACGTTCGAACGCGCCGCGGCCACGGTGCCGCAGGCCGCGGACCTGACCGACCGCGCGACGGAGGGAGTCCGGCGCGCCCAGCGCCGGACCTGGATCGTCTCCGGCGCGGCCGCTGTCGCGGTCGCCGCGGTCGCGGTCACCGGTTTCGGCCTCGCCGGCTCGTCGAACACACCGACGAAGCCGTCCCAGGTGCCGGTCGCCGGCCCACCGCAGTCCGGATCGCCACAGACCGAGCCGGTGAGCCAGCCGCTGTCGGCGCGGACCGTGGCCGGGACCTGGATGCCGGTGCAGATGATGGGCGTCAAGTCGCTGAAGGTCGCTCGGCCCGACGACCCGGTGCTGGTGTTCAAGCCGGACGGGACCTGGACCGGCTCGGACGGCTGCAACGGTCTGCAGGGGACGTACACCATCGGCGCGCGCGGAGCGTTCACCGCGACGCCCGGGGCGCAGACGCTGATCGGCTGCGAGAACGTGCCGCACACCGGCGTACTGCGCGCCGCGAAGCGGATCGCGATGACCCATGACACGCTCCAGCTCTTCGACGCTGACGGGCGGGAGATCGCGAAGTACGCTCGCTCACGGTAG
- a CDS encoding SigE family RNA polymerase sigma factor: MEFEEYVSARGQELVRLGFTVSGDYQRAEDLAQIALMQAFRKWRKVRAADDPHHYVRRILVNEYLSMTRRRSFSEAPTADLDVRRTVPDHATDIANSDDLWRALSTLSARERVVLVLRYYQDLDDQTIADVLGIKPSSVRATASRALAALRKARESNVTMRG, encoded by the coding sequence GTGGAGTTCGAGGAGTACGTGTCCGCGCGCGGACAGGAACTGGTGCGGCTCGGGTTCACCGTCTCCGGCGACTACCAGCGCGCGGAGGACCTGGCGCAGATCGCGCTGATGCAGGCGTTCCGGAAGTGGCGGAAGGTCCGGGCCGCCGACGACCCGCACCACTACGTCCGGCGGATCCTCGTGAACGAGTACCTGTCGATGACGCGCCGGCGCTCGTTCAGCGAGGCGCCGACAGCCGACCTCGACGTACGGCGGACCGTGCCGGACCACGCGACGGACATCGCGAACTCCGACGACCTGTGGCGGGCGCTGTCGACGCTGTCCGCCCGGGAGCGGGTCGTCCTGGTGCTGCGCTACTACCAGGACCTGGACGACCAGACGATCGCCGACGTGCTCGGCATCAAGCCGTCCTCCGTGCGTGCGACCGCGAGCCGGGCGCTCGCCGCGCTGCGGAAAGCCAGAGAGTCCAACGTGACGATGAGAGGCTGA
- a CDS encoding alpha/beta hydrolase: MRTIRLLCALLLVCLASACSSSKSAESQPCTPGFTCTTLHVPLDRQRPDGPSLNLAVAAADNTDAPRGVLLVLTGGPGQPGVPLLTSVRRNIHSDVLREYRLVMFSQRGTGPNGINCRALQGTVGGSDFLTPPPDAVDQCAQQLGSDLGYYGTPDTVDDIEQLRQSLDVDRLTLDGTSYGSFTAAQYGLKYPDRVRALVLDSVVPHKGFDPLGVDLMTATGGVLKAACKQDPACTTDPVADLAWLIQHGVSGTDLMETLSVASLNSVNPSLKGIPAVLRSARNGDDTGLKQMLQRTTSKDLPYNTLSAGLHLATLCSDLRYPWSGKPDRQQALDDAVRRLDPKRLYPYDVATARNQLMIQGCLRWPAARVSTYPAAQELQPRTLILHGSNDLFCPLDWAKWEKAHAKAAQLVVVPGSGHSVQRDPRGREAVRKFLLE, translated from the coding sequence ATGCGAACGATCCGGCTGCTGTGCGCGCTGCTTCTCGTCTGCTTGGCCAGCGCCTGCTCGAGCAGCAAGTCCGCCGAATCCCAGCCCTGCACACCAGGATTCACCTGTACGACGCTGCACGTCCCCCTCGACCGGCAACGCCCGGACGGACCGTCGCTCAACCTGGCCGTCGCCGCGGCGGACAACACCGACGCACCCCGCGGTGTCCTCCTCGTCCTCACCGGCGGCCCCGGTCAACCCGGCGTACCGCTCCTGACCAGCGTCCGCCGCAACATCCACTCTGACGTACTGCGCGAGTACCGCCTCGTCATGTTCAGCCAGCGCGGCACCGGACCGAACGGCATCAATTGCCGCGCGCTGCAAGGGACCGTGGGCGGTTCGGACTTCCTCACCCCGCCGCCCGACGCAGTGGACCAGTGCGCCCAGCAGCTCGGTTCAGACCTCGGGTACTACGGCACACCCGACACCGTCGACGACATCGAGCAGCTGCGGCAGTCTCTCGACGTAGACAGGCTGACGCTCGACGGCACGTCGTACGGCAGCTTCACGGCCGCGCAGTACGGCCTCAAGTACCCGGACCGCGTGCGGGCGCTCGTGCTGGACTCCGTCGTACCGCACAAGGGCTTCGACCCGCTGGGCGTGGACCTGATGACGGCCACCGGAGGCGTACTCAAAGCCGCCTGCAAACAGGACCCTGCTTGTACGACGGACCCGGTGGCAGACCTGGCGTGGCTGATCCAGCACGGCGTCAGCGGCACCGACCTGATGGAGACGCTGTCCGTGGCGAGCCTCAACTCGGTCAACCCCTCTCTCAAAGGGATCCCAGCCGTACTGCGCTCCGCACGCAACGGCGACGACACCGGCCTCAAGCAGATGCTCCAGCGGACCACCAGCAAGGACCTGCCGTACAACACGCTCTCCGCAGGGCTACACCTGGCCACGCTCTGCTCGGACCTCCGCTACCCCTGGTCCGGCAAGCCCGACCGCCAGCAGGCCCTCGACGATGCGGTACGACGCCTCGACCCGAAGCGGCTGTACCCGTACGACGTCGCGACCGCGCGCAACCAGCTGATGATCCAGGGCTGCCTGCGCTGGCCGGCGGCCCGCGTGTCGACGTACCCGGCCGCGCAGGAGCTGCAGCCGCGGACCCTGATCCTGCACGGGAGCAACGACCTGTTCTGTCCGCTCGACTGGGCGAAGTGGGAGAAGGCGCACGCCAAGGCCGCCCAGTTGGTCGTCGTACCGGGCAGCGGCCACAGCGTGCAGCGCGATCCCCGCGGCCGGGAAGCGGTACGGAAGTTCCTGCTGGAGTAG